One Megachile rotundata isolate GNS110a chromosome 5, iyMegRotu1, whole genome shotgun sequence genomic region harbors:
- the Gcn2 gene encoding eukaryotic translation initiation factor 2 alpha kinase Gcn2 isoform X1, which translates to MSCESFQDRQENEIEVLKSIFGDELRDLRNKKDKQKWQPLDVIITLMPQKGMSGPAKAYVQIDLHVTCSNKYPAELPRIQLKNAEGLSRQQIDVLYRELVELMEHFKTSPRKGEEMIYDLAQHVQKYLYENNKRRYDSFYEEMMSKRQEKLANEMLEKQLKEDKERQVLQDEVKQRQEALKAELRNRKESIRLLSDPSNNSFQSIPLPSQEKSRIYSRRRCVSTSESLDGVLCEHTGTKLLHFNHNKDEREVYRARCMGHSNQGSVVYAGVDTTTGELLAISEWMLKTNNKTAENNTQQTVIKQISSLEQEVNHLYKLCHPNLVQYLNMMYLVNEETIVIYILQEFVVGTSCSFFLLENIPVDIDLLRYLANGILSALRYLHENNVVHKDLRDTSIYIDRTGMVKLLDYSLNKRLCDMYQSCTAVKFVPDFPSIQSRGGKKADIYRFGALMFSLLNGTVVSGDQIDPAAIKQPDLQDFLSKCLISDERKRWSAEQLLHHSFIRTPIIHALSPPKIPRRDEQESHEPEEPDTDIRQYVPLLGGHSRIINEFEILDWLGSGAFGEVLKVKNKLDGGIYAIKRIELNPKNKQLNRKITREVKLLSRMNHENVVRYYNSWIESGTISNKTEGQPVSATSSEKKTENPLNHLGTDDIEKLAPPMQEVEWNVSYKSRTNTALSADSDDDNSDASSDSDSDEDCAFLMQDILKIDSSDNIEFERDSNYQTSVSSIREDENGVEETTKEIQYMYIQMEFCEKSTLRTAIDGGLYKDQKRVWRLFREIVEGLAHIHQQGMIHRDLKPMNIFLDSNDHVKIGDFGLATTNILSTFAQTIETDKESQGVDKGISFGTEDVGSLTGQVGTALYVAPELTTKAAKAIYNQKVDIYSLGVIMFEMCYKPLTTGMERIKVLLSLRSKEIILPVEMQQPDMSRQTHILRWLLNHDPSQRPTAQELLSSEYLPPPPLEETELQEMIRRTLSNNQSKAYKYLISCCFMQEVAPADDITYDMNVPTRGHMNFLTWKKHQEEVKCKVIEIFQRHGGVYLGTPLLMPKSHQFCSFSNSSVKLMTRNGNVVCIPHDLRAPFARYIVRNNIPHIRRYAIERVFREKKVLGFHPRELYECAFDIVSPTPNNLLMEAELIYIVWEIMNELSLSQERNFTICLNHTSLLQAVLTYCGIDQEKCQDIYPILLDVRDGKFSKFQIKTHLISLCLTDQAMETLYNLFESEGSPAKISSILKTITRRRGDAATLAKEGLKEIELIVKNIEALEVKWPVVVAPLLVHNINQHSGIIYQITYDGKKRRKKCGEEVIAAGGRYDKMLSSFKKIFERTDMASKEMKQYGAGISISLEKLISVVSETTESLECKYGMNVAISCMGNCSREEEMISVLKELWSLGLKVTILDLPSVEEILEHCQENLINQVIFLKSEEKGSVRIQSWERDRFQEKKVANQEIADFFQRLESSTPILNRSESKTTTNENFCSNNPTNININFISSEKSEKLSGSSKRSWKNSILAQMSAYFQRISPKVPIEIFAVFLDMCVLRTIISYLEIDEKEHDFSKSLQVIIERHPKHKKYIMEICEKMQDARKEKQRPVLILYSLIDYQYMTLL; encoded by the exons ATTACCAAGAATACAGCTGAAAAATGCCGAGGGTTTGTCTCGTCAACAAATCGATGTATTATATCGTGAGTTAGTGGAACTTATGGAACATTTCAAAACTTCACCCCGAAAAGGTGAAGAAATGATTTATGATTTAGCACAACATGTTCAGAAATATTTGTACGAGAATAACAAGCGTAGATATGACAGCTTTTATGAGGAAATGATGTCAAAGAGACAGGAAAAGCTCGCTAATGAAATGTTAGAAAAACAGTTAAAAGAAGACAAAGAAAGACAG GTGTTACAAGATGAAGTTAAACAAAGACAAGAAGCGTTAAAAGCTGAACTGCGTAATAGAAAAGAATCAATTCGTTTGCTGAGTGATCCGTCGAACAATTCATTTCAATCAATACCGTTACCTTCCCAAGAAAAATCACGAATATATTCTCGACGGAGATGTGTCAGTACTTCCGAAAGTTTGGATGGGGTTTTATGCGAACACACGGGTACGAAACTGCTGCATTTCAACCACAACAAAG ATGAACGAGAAGTGTATCGAGCACGATGCATGGGTCATAGTAATCAAGGATCAGTTGTTTATGCAGGCGTAGATACTACAACTGGAGAATTACTAGCAATTAGTGAATGGATgttaaaaacaaataataaaactgCTGAAAATAATACTCAACAAACAGTTATCAAGCAAATAAGTAGTCTTGAACAAGAAGTAAATCACTTATATAAATTGTGTCACCCAAATCTAGTTCAGTATTTGAACATGATGTACCTAGTGAATGAAGAAACTatagttatttatattttacaagaaTTTGTG GTTGGTACTAGCTGTTCCTTTTTCTTATTGGAAAACATCCCAGTGGACATCGATCTGCTTCGATATCTGGCGAACGGAATCCTTTCTGCCTTAAGGTATCTTCATGAAAATAATGTTGTTCACAAGGACCTACGTGATACAAGTATTTACATTGATCGCACAGGAATGGTTAAATTATTAGATTACTCGCTGAATAAAAGATTATGTGATATGTATCAGTCATGCACTGCAGTTAAATTCGTGCCAGATTTTCCTAGTATTCAAAGTAGAGGTGGAAAAAAAGCAGATATTTACCGATTTGGCGCTCTAATGTTCTCCTTATTAAATGGAACCGTTGTTTCTGGAGATCAAATTGATCCAGCAGCGATAAAACag CCTGATCTCCAAGATTTCTTATCAAAGTGCCTTATCAGTGATGAACGAAAGCGTTGGTCAGCTGAACAGTTATTACACCATTCATTTATAAGAACACCTATAATTCATGCTTTATCGCCTCCAAAAATACCAAGGAGAGATGAACAAGAGAGCCATGAACCGGAAGAACCAGATACAGATATCCGACAGTATGTGCCTTTATTAGGGGGTCACTCCAGAATTATAAATGAGTTCGAAATTCTTGATTGGCTTGGTAGCGGTGCGTTCGGTGAAGTTCTCAAAGTAAAAAATAAGTTAGATGGCGGAATTTATGCCATTAAAAGGATAGAACTGAATCCTAAGAATAAACAACTTAATCGAAAGATCACGCGGGAAGTTAAATTATTATCTAGAATGAACCATGAAAACGTAGTAAGATATTATAATTCGTGGATAGAAAGCGGAACTATAAGTAATAAAACAGAAGGGCAACCTGTATCCGCAACATCTTCGGAAAAAAAGACTGAAAATCCTCttaat CATTTAGGTACTgatgatattgaaaaattggCACCTCCGATGCAAGAAGTAGAATGGAATGTTTCATATAAATCTCGAACAAATACAGCACTTTCAGCTGACAGCGATGATGATAACAGTGATGCATCTAGTGACAGTGATAGCGATGAAGATTGTGCGTTTCT GATGCAGGACATTTTAAAAATCGACTCTTCTGACAACATAGAGTTCGAAAGAGATTCGAATTACCAGACATCGGTATCAAGCATAAGAGAAGATGAAAATGGAGTGGAAGAAACAACTAAGGAAATTCAGTATATGTACATTCAAATGGAATTTTGTGAAAAGAGCACCCTTCGAACGGCAATTGATGGAGGTCTTTACAAAGATCAAAAAAGAGTATGGAGATTATTTCGAGAAATTGTTGAGGGTTTAGCACATATTCATCAACAGGGTATGATACACAGAGATCTAAAACCAATGAACATATTTTTGGACAGTAATGATCATgtaaaaattggagattttggtCTCGCGACTACAAATATACTATCAACATTTGCCCAGACTATAGAAACTGACAAGGAATCACAAGGCGTAGATAAAG GAATCAGCTTCGGCACAGAAGATGTGGGTTCTCTAACAGGACAAGTAGGCACCGCTCTTTACGTAGCGCCAGAACTTACAACGAAAGCAGCAAAAGCAATCTATAATCAAAAAGTTGACATTTATAGTCTTGGAGTgataatgtttgaaatgtgtTATAAACCTTTAACAACGGGAATGGAACGAATTAAAGTTCTACTTAGTTTGCGATCCAAAGAAATTATACTTCCGGTAGAAATGCAACAGCCAGACATGTCACGTCAAACTCACATTTTACg ATGGTTACTAAATCATGATCCTAGCCAACGGCCTACAGCGCAGGAACTTCTCTCTTCTGAATACTTACCTCCTCCTCCACTAGAAGAAACTGAATTACAAGAAATGATTCGGCGTACTCTTTCGAATAATCAAAGCAaagcatataaatatttaatttcttgcTGTTTTATGCAGGAAGTTGCACCAGCAGATGATATTACGTACGATATGAATGTACCTACCAGAGGACATATGAACTTCTTAACTTGGAAAAAGCATCAAGAAGAAGTTAAGTGCaaagtaattgaaatttttcaaaggcACGGAGGTGTTTATTTAGGAACTCCTTTATTGATGCCAAAGTCGCATcaattttgtagtttttcaaattccagTGTAAAATTAATGACTCGTAACGGGAATGTTGTTTGTATTCCTCATGATTTGCGTGCGCCATTTGCAAGATACATTGTACGGAACAATATACCACATATCAGAAGATACGCCATTGAAAGGGTGTTTAGAGAAAAAAAG gTATTAGGTTTTCATCCTAGAGAGCTATATGAATGTGCATTCGATATAGTTAGCCCTACTCCTAATAATTTACTAATGGAAGCTGAATTAATATACATTGTCTGGGAAATTATGAACGAATTATCGTTGTCACAAGAACGAAATTTTACCATCTGCCTGAATCATACTTCTTTATTACAAGCCGTATTAACTTATTGTGGAATTGATCAAGAAAAATGTCAAGATATTTATCCGATACTTCTAGATGTGCGTgatggaaaattttcaaaatttcaaataaaaacgcATTTGATAAGTTTGTGTTTGACGGATCAAGCTATGGaaacattatataatttatttgagaGCGAAGGCTCCCCTGCCAAAATTAGcagtattttaaaaacaattacGAGGAGAAGAGGAGATGCTGCTACATTAGCCAAAGAAGGATTGAAGGAAATTGAATTGATAGTGAAGAATATTGAAGCTCTTGAAGTGAAG TGGCCGGTAGTTGTAGCACCTCTTCTCGTGCATAATATAAATCAGCATAGCGGTATAATTTACCAAATAACGTACGATGGTAAAAAACGTAGAAAAAAATGTGGAGAAGAAGTAATAGCAGCCGGAGGACGCTATGACAAAATGTTATCTTCTTTTAAAAAGATATTTGAACGAACAGATATGGCTAGCAAAGAAATGAAACAGTACGGTGCTGGAATTAGTATTTCGTTAGAGAAACTTATATCTGTCGTTTCAGAGACGACAGAATCTTTAGAGTGCAAATATGGAATGAATGTTGCTATTTCTTGTATGGGTAACTGTTCACGGGAAGAAGAGATGATCAGTGTGTTGAAAGAATTATGGAGTTTGGGattgaaagttacaatcttAGATTTACCATCTGTCGAGGAAATCCTTGAACATTgtcaagaaaatttaataaatcaagtcatttttttaaaaagtgaaGAAAAAGGAAGCGTAAGAATTCAAAGTTGGGAACGCGATCGATTTCAAGAAAAGAAAGTAGCCAATCAAGAGATCGCTGATTTCTTTCAAAGACTGGAGAGTTCTACGCCTATTTTAAATAGATCTGAGAGTAAAACAACAACAAACGAGAACTTTTGTAGTAATAACccaacaaatattaatatcaattttatttcgtCTGAAAAATCGGAAAAACTTTCTGGCAGTTCTAAAAGAAGTTGGAAAAATTCTATACTTGCACAAATGTCTGCCTACTTCCAAAGAATATCACCTAAAGTTCCAATCGAAATCTTTGCAGTATTTTTAGATATGTGTGTTTTAAGAACAATCATAAGTTATTTGGAAATTGATGAGAAGGAAcatgatttttcaaaaagtttgcAAGTAATCATAGAAAG aCATCCAAAACACAAAAAGTATATAATGGAAATATGTGAAAAAATGCAAGATGCAAGGAAAGAGAAACAACGACCAGTACTAATATTATATAGTTTAATAGATTACCAATACATGACTCTTTTATAa